Below is a window of Enterococcus gilvus ATCC BAA-350 DNA.
ATTAAATGTCATATTAGTATCAAACACTAAACTTAGTCCCATAGACCTTGGCTTTTCAAAAGGAAATTTTTCGTTATTCACATAAAACGAATACTCTCCTGTTTTTAAATCAAATACATATGTGTTGTCCTCTCTCTCTAGTGTCCATCTTCCAATGAAAATAATCGGAAGCTCTGAAAGTGTTCTTCCCTCATATATAACACGTTCACTATTTTTATTTTCTAGGTTATCTGCACTTGAATTATAGGACTCTTCACTCATGTATTCAGTATTCTTCTCTTTTAATTCAGATGATTCATTAACTTTTGATTCAGTTGCTTTTTTTACTACTTCACTTTTTCTATCTCCAATATTTGAACATCCCACAAGAAAAATAGTGAGAATAAATACAATCAGTTTTTTTAAATTTGACTTCATAATTTCTCCTTTTATATTATCAATTATCTATCATTTTCAAGAAAATCGTGAGTAACCACCTCTCCCCTATCGTTTTCAAAAGAAATTATACCAACTTTACTTTCTGTTAATTTGATGGACACATAAATAATTGGAGCAGAGCCACTCACTCTGAAATTACTATCAAAAATTAAATATTCTCCTTCCATTCTGGGATTAGAAAGCTCTGTCGTATCATGTCCAAATATCATCCTAGAGTTATCGTCTTCTAGTATAAATGAAATCCCTCTATTCTTAATTCTCCAATTCCCTTTGAATTTGCTAGGTATCAAATCAGAAGATTCAGATCTAGAAATATCAGCACCATTTGAAACTTCTTGTATAATTCTACCAAAGATATGATTAGCTTGAGTTGGTTGTCCATCAATTAGGGTAAGGGTGTACTCCGTTTCCAGTGGCTCTTTTAAGCTTACTGTTATCCCCTCTCCCACCTTCTGCTGAACAGATAGGCTAATTGCTTTCAGATGTTCAATTGCTTCTGATATAGCTTGCTTATCATTTGGAATAGACTCATCAACATAATAAGTAATCCTTGTACCATTGCCATTAATTTCGGTCGTTAGATAACCTTTATAAGGCAATTGATCATAGTTACTGATAAAGTAGCTGAGTTGCTCATCTTTGGTAAAATTTGATTTAGCATCATCAAAAGTTACACTACTATTCACAATATTACTA
It encodes the following:
- a CDS encoding DUF4767 domain-containing protein; translation: MKKFLLTSFLLVSILFIIAGCNKNSSTNQSNNLNENKLESSNTLMDKNKAPSTKESENLKEIRQSLWSNSKDNELKSFMNTWGQTMNQTYKQYSPNNNVDLYGLQLPDSVLNNNKWQAVIGNTPIVLNWSESGEEESGYSLVAVYSDAEAQDHLSKHVYFFTINSGVPKVLITSQNQGNPNNYLYFKETENKELRDGFSNIVNSSVTFDDAKSNFTKDEQLSYFISNYDQLPYKGYLTTEINGNGTRITYYVDESIPNDKQAISEAIEHLKAISLSVQQKVGEGITVSLKEPLETEYTLTLIDGQPTQANHIFGRIIQEVSNGADISRSESSDLIPSKFKGNWRIKNRGISFILEDDNSRMIFGHDTTELSNPRMEGEYLIFDSNFRVSGSAPIIYVSIKLTESKVGIISFENDRGEVVTHDFLENDR